From Mustelus asterias chromosome 19, sMusAst1.hap1.1, whole genome shotgun sequence, one genomic window encodes:
- the rnaseh2a gene encoding ribonuclease H2 subunit A — protein sequence MVYGICYCPLSKQQQLEELKVADSKTLTEKEREKLFGKIDEASDFMGWALQVLSPNLISTTMQQRVKYNLNALSHDAAIGLIQYALDSGVQLKEVYVDTVGPAEKYEAKLKERFPGLEVTVRSKADSLFPIVSAASICAKVARDHAVQSWKFVEDLADVSMDYGSGYPNDPKTKDWLEKQVDPVFGFPQFVRFSWSTAQVILDSRAVPVHWDDEEDNSTKDTPSVLSYFQRKTEDPKPQPHRFFTERKLVSLENL from the exons ATGGTGTACGGAATCTGTTATTGCCCGCTTTCCAAACAACAGCAGCTCGAGGAGCTCAAGGTTGCAG ACTCCAAGACgctgacagagaaagagagagagaagctgtTTGGCAAAATAgatgaagccagcgattttatgGGCTGGGCCCTGCAGGTCCTTTCCCCCAATTTAATCTCCACCACCATGCAGCAAAG AGTCAAATACAATCTCAATGCGTTGTCTCATGATGCTGCCATTGGGCTTATTCAGTACGCCTTGGACAGTGGTGTTCAACTAAAAGAG GTTTACGTAGACACGGTGGGACCCGCTGAAAAGTACGAGGCGAAGCTGAAGGAACGTTTCCCAGGGCTGGAGGTCACCGTCCGATCCAAGGCCGATTCCTTATTCCCGATAGTCAGCGCAGCCAGCATCTGTGCTAAA GTTGCCAGAGACCATGCTGTTCAGTCGTGGAAATTTGTTGAAGATCTAGCCGACGTAAGCATGGATTACGGCTCAGGATATCCGAATG ACCCCAAAACAAAGGACTGGCTGGAAAAGCAGGTGGACCCTGTGTTTGGCTTCCCGCAGTTTGTGCGCTTTAGTTGGAGCACGGCCCAGGTGATTCTGGATAGTCGGGCCGTACCTGTGCACTG GGATGATGAAGAGGACAACAGCACCAAGGATACTCCTTCAGTGCTGTCCTACTTTCAAAGGAAGACCGAAGACCCCAAACCACAGCCACACCGCTTCTTCACCGAGAGGAAGCTGGTCTCTCTTGAGAACCTTTGA